From a single Candidatus Thermoplasmatota archaeon genomic region:
- a CDS encoding thymidylate kinase has product MRLIIIDGLDAVGKDTHAKLIKKRYEEKGEKVVIRSHPELDNFFGRKAKKALMGHTKIDKFFASVFYMFDVLRSIKKYYHKKGCDTLIMVRYLMGTAYLPSRLTKAAYTFFENFVPTSDYMFFLDAPPSVLLERVKNRSEKEMFENFDDLLKVRKKALLLAEHWNIVDTSGSPMDTFSHIERMLDRLDRRK; this is encoded by the coding sequence ATGCGTCTGATAATAATAGATGGTTTAGATGCGGTTGGTAAGGATACACATGCAAAACTTATTAAAAAACGATATGAGGAGAAAGGTGAGAAGGTTGTTATCCGCTCTCATCCTGAGTTAGATAATTTTTTTGGTAGGAAAGCAAAAAAAGCTCTTATGGGTCATACTAAAATCGACAAGTTTTTCGCATCTGTTTTTTATATGTTTGATGTTCTTCGCTCTATAAAAAAATATTACCACAAAAAAGGATGCGATACTTTGATTATGGTTAGGTATCTTATGGGTACTGCTTACCTACCATCTAGGCTTACTAAGGCTGCTTACACTTTTTTTGAGAACTTTGTTCCAACATCTGATTACATGTTTTTTCTTGATGCACCACCCAGTGTTTTGTTGGAGCGTGTCAAGAATAGAAGTGAAAAGGAGATGTTTGAAAACTTTGATGATCTTTTGAAGGTGAGAAAGAAGGCTTTGTTGCTTGCTGAGCATTGGAATATTGTTGATACCTCTGGTTCGCCTATGGATACGTTCTCTCATATAGAGCGTAT